One window of the Vigna radiata var. radiata cultivar VC1973A chromosome 1, Vradiata_ver6, whole genome shotgun sequence genome contains the following:
- the LOC106766328 gene encoding DEAD-box ATP-dependent RNA helicase 9, mitochondrial-like isoform X2, which translates to MGRDMIGRARTGIGKTLTFGIPILDRIIQLNAKHGDDNPESVLSSMQTIMVVLLEESEDVHPDLLSILLSTLGRDRRDVSGAARKLSLSIVQQCIEKLKLSTKQFLLSLISGDIQEMNSQVQYDEVIYDLLLCSSNPI; encoded by the exons ATG GGACGTGATATGATTGGTCGAGCTAGGACAGGAATTGGGAAAACTCTTACATTTGGGATACCCATCTTAGACAGGATTATTCAGCTGAATGCTAAGCATGG AGATGATAATCCAGAGAGTGTTCTGTCATCCATGCAAACCATAATGGTTGTTCTTTTAGAAGAAAGTGAGGATGTACATCCAGATCTTTTGTCTATTCTACTGTCTACACTAGGTCGTGACAGAAGA GATGTTTCTGGGGCTGCAAGGAAGCTTTCCTTGAGTATTGTACAACAATGCATAGAGAAACTTAAACTGAGTaccaaacaatttttattatcattaatatcaGGAGACATCCAGGAAATGAACAGTCAAGTTCAATACGATGAAGTTATCTATGATCTCTTGCTATGCTCCTCAAATCCTATATGA
- the LOC106766328 gene encoding DEAD-box ATP-dependent RNA helicase 9, mitochondrial-like isoform X1, which yields MQGRDMIGRARTGIGKTLTFGIPILDRIIQLNAKHGDDNPESVLSSMQTIMVVLLEESEDVHPDLLSILLSTLGRDRRDVSGAARKLSLSIVQQCIEKLKLSTKQFLLSLISGDIQEMNSQVQYDEVIYDLLLCSSNPI from the exons ATGCAGGGACGTGATATGATTGGTCGAGCTAGGACAGGAATTGGGAAAACTCTTACATTTGGGATACCCATCTTAGACAGGATTATTCAGCTGAATGCTAAGCATGG AGATGATAATCCAGAGAGTGTTCTGTCATCCATGCAAACCATAATGGTTGTTCTTTTAGAAGAAAGTGAGGATGTACATCCAGATCTTTTGTCTATTCTACTGTCTACACTAGGTCGTGACAGAAGA GATGTTTCTGGGGCTGCAAGGAAGCTTTCCTTGAGTATTGTACAACAATGCATAGAGAAACTTAAACTGAGTaccaaacaatttttattatcattaatatcaGGAGACATCCAGGAAATGAACAGTCAAGTTCAATACGATGAAGTTATCTATGATCTCTTGCTATGCTCCTCAAATCCTATATGA
- the LOC106758659 gene encoding sucrose transport protein SUC8-like, translated as MEEQQKRKPSPLRKMVAVSSIAAGIQFGWALQLSLLTPYVQTLGVPHAWASFIWLCGPISGLVVQPIVGYCSDHCKSPFGRRRPFILAGALFVAIAIILIGFAADIGHLAGDDITQKTRPRAVAIFVIGFWILDVANNMLQGPCRAFLGDLAAGDQKKTRTANSFYSFFMAVGNVLGYAAGSYDDLHKIFPFTETEACNVFCANLKSCFFFSIVLLLVLCIIVLSCVNDPQFIPASEEMKDDEAENTHLSCFCGELCVAFKGLKKPMWMLMLVTAITWIAWFPYVLFDTDWMGREVYGGDVGQKAYDNGVHAGSLGLMLNSVVLAVASLGVEPLGRLVGGVKWLWAIVNVILAVCMAMTVPIAKIAERQRALNPALIGNPSMDVKAGSLAFFCVLGIPLAVTYSVPFALASIYSSNTGAGQGLSLGLLNVAIVVPQMIVSAISGPWDAWFGGGNLPAFVLGAVAAAIAAILAVVVLPNPKKKDATKIPSLSMGSFH; from the exons ATGGAGGAGCAACAAAAAAGGAAACCTAGTCCCCTCCGAAAAATGGTGGCGGTGTCATCCATCGCTGCCGGTATCCAATTCGGATGGGCCCTACAACTCTCCCTTCTAACACCATATGTACAAACCCTAGGAGTTCCTCATGCTTGGGCCTCCTTCATCTGGCTCTGTGGCCCCATCTCTGGCCTCGTAGTTCAGCCCATTGTAGGCTATTGCAGTGACCATTGCAAGTCTCCTTTCGGTCGTCGTCGTCCCTTTATCCTCGCCGGTGCACTTTTCGTTGCCATCGCCATTATTCTTATTGGCTTCGCTGCCGATATAGGACACTTAGCTGGCGATGACATCACCCAGAAAACCCGTCCACGTGCCGTCGCCATTTTCGTCATTGGCTTCTGGATCTTAGATGTTGCCAATAACATGCTCCAAGGTCCATGTCGCGCCTTCCTTGGTGACTTGGCTGCCGGCGATCAGAAGAAGACGAGAACCGCAAACTCGTTCTACTCCTTTTTCATGGCTGTCGGCAACGTCCTGGGCTATGCCGCAGGATCCTATGACGATCTCCACAAGATCTTCCCTTTCACAGAAACTGAGGCATGCAACGTCTTCTGCGCAAACCTAAAGAGttgctttttcttctccatcgttcttcttcttgttctatGCATCATCGTTCTCTCTTGCGTGAATGACCCTCAGTTCATTCCGGCATCTGAGGAGATGAAGGATGATGAGGCAGAGAACACTCACCTTTCATGCTTCTGCGGAGAGTTGTGCGTTGCATTCAAGGGACTGAAGAAGCCAATGTGGATGTTGATGCTAGTGACAGCTATCACATGGATTGCGTGGTTTCCTTATGTGTTGTTCGACACTGATTGGATGGGTCGTGAGGTGTACGGCGGTGATGTGGGTCAGAAGGCATACGATAATGGTGTGCATGCTGGTTCTTTGGGGCTCATGTTGAATTCAGTGGTGTTGGCTGTAGCGTCTTTGGGTGTAGAACCATTGGGTCGCTTGGTTGGTGGAGTCAAGTGGTTGTGGGCAATCGTTAATGTTATTCTCGCAGTTTGCATGGCAATGACTGTGCCCATTGCAAAAATCGCTGAGCGTCAACGTGCCCTTAACCCTGCCCTCATTGGAAACCCCTCAATGGATGTCAAAGCTGGATCCTTAGCCTTCTTCTGCGTCCTTGGTATTCCTTTGGCG GTTACGTATAGTGTTCCCTTTGCTTTAGCCTCTATCTACTCTAGCAACACAGGAGCAGGAcaag GACTATCTTTGGGTCTTCTCAATGTTGCAATTGTCGTTCCTCAG ATGATTGTATCGGCAATTAGTGGACCATGGGATGCTTGGTTTGGTGGTGGCAACTTGCCGGCGTTCGTGTTGGGTGCGGTGGCGGCTGCCATAGCTGCCATACTGGCAGTTGTTGTACTTCCAAACCCCAAGAAAAAAGATGCAACCAAGATTCCTAGCCTCTCCATGGGAAGCTTCCATTAA